The Penaeus chinensis breed Huanghai No. 1 chromosome 36, ASM1920278v2, whole genome shotgun sequence genome includes a region encoding these proteins:
- the LOC125044632 gene encoding glutamate receptor-like, which yields MSSSVRRTRVFGRSREGNRSVGQINIFLPLLALTRAMEGNSSCLRIAVADDRLFLIVSRGPPYKISGVLVEIMAIVAEYMGVCYEWVVPNDGLYGYMLPNGTWTGMLGLVNRSEADMAGIISITSRYKQAVDVSEPLYMDEFSVMHKRPVLQSDILGFYKPFTQTVRDVGGGEEHLGLMWVTLLLCVLAATAVSAAVLYSESALTRPRRKQDERRSSFLSACAKSIHWNFSHLLSQAVHWEPQGNPGRVISGLWLISALILTTVYRSNLKAMLIMPRIALPFDSLKELSESDIVMYVTKGNYFHDYVMASDLSISNERKSF from the exons ATGTCTTCAAGTGTTCGCAGGACTCGTGTTTTTGGAA GATCCAGAGAAGGAAACAGGAGCGTTGGACAAATCAACATATTTCTGCCTCTCCTCGCCCTGACTCGAGCCATGGAGGGAAATTCTTCGTGTTTAAGAATAGCCGTTGCAGAT GATCGGCTGTTCTTAATCGTGAGCAGAGGACCGCCTTACAAAATCAGTGGCGTTCTGGTGGAAATCATGGCAATCGTCGCTGAGTACATGGGTGTCTG CTACGAGTGGGTCGTACCTAATGACGGCCTCTACGGCTACATGCTCCCCAACGGCACTTGGACAGGCATGCTTGGCCTTGTGAACAGGTCG gaagcTGACATGGCGGGGATCATCTCAATTACGTCACGATACAAACAGGCGGTTGACGTGAGTGAGCCTCTCTATATGGACGAGTTCAGCGTCATGCACAAGAGGCCGGTTCTGCAGTCGGACATTTTGGGATTCTACAAGCCGTTCACGCAGACGGTGAGGGACGTTGGCGGCGGTGAAGAGCACTTGGGTCTG ATGTGGGTGACGCTGCTGCTGTGCGTCCTGGCGGCGACGGCGGTCTCGGCGGCCGTCCTCTACTCGGAATCCGCCCTGACGCGGCCGCGGCG CAAGCAAGACGAAAGACGAAGCAGCTTCCTCTCTGCCTGCGCGAAGTCCATCCACTGGAATTTTTCGCATCTGCTGAGTCAAG CCGTGCACTGGGAACCTCAAGGCAACCCCGGCCGCGTCATATCAGGGCTCTGGCTAATCTCCGCCCTGATCCTCACTACCGTCTACCGCTCGAACCTCAAGGCCATGCTCATTATGCCCCGGATTGCCCTGCCCTTCGACAGCCTGAAGGAGTTGTCGGAGTCGGATATTGTCATGTACGTGACCAAAGGGAACTACTTCCATGACTATGTGATGGCAAGTGATCTTTC GATATCAAACGAAAGAAAATCCTTCTAA